The following proteins are encoded in a genomic region of Nicotiana sylvestris chromosome 4, ASM39365v2, whole genome shotgun sequence:
- the LOC138889184 gene encoding phenylcoumaran benzylic ether reductase TP7-like, which yields MAEKSKVLIIGGTGYIGKFVVEASAKSGHPTFALVRESTLSDPVKSKIVENFKNLGVTILHGDLYDHESLVKAIKQVDVVISAVSHMQLADQDKIIAAIKEAGNIKRFFPSEFGMDVDKANTVEPVKSLVDAKAQIRRATEAEGIPYTYVSSDCLDGFFLANLVQPEATAPPRDKIIIPGDGNVKAVFNEEHDIGTYTIKAVDDPRTLNKTLYIKPPKNTLSFNELVAMWEKMIGKTLEKIYIPEEQILKDINTSPFPNNVALALNHLTFVKGDLTNFVIEPAFGVEASELYPNVKYTTAEEYLVQFV from the exons ATGGCTGAGAAAAGCAAAGTTCTGATCATTGGAGGAACTGGATATATTGGAAAATTTGTAGTAGAAGCAAGTGCAAAATCTGGACACCCCACCTTTGCTTTGGTTAGAGAGAGCACACTTTCTGACCCTGTTAAGAGTAAAATTGTTGAGAATTTCAAGAATTTGGGTGTCACTATTCTtcat GGTGATTTATATGATCATGAGAGTTTGGTGAAGGCTATAAAGCAAGTGGATGTTGTAATATCAGCAGTAAGTCATATGCAATTGGCTGATCAAGACAAGATCATTGCTGCTATCAAAGAAGCTGGCAATATTAAG AGATTTTTCCCTTCAGAGTTTGGTATGGATGTTGATAAGGCCAATACAGTGGAACCAGTAAAGTCTTTAGTTGATGCAAAAGCCCAAATTCGTAGAGCTACCGAGGCTGAAGGAATTCCTTATACTTATGTCTCCAGCGACTGTTTAGATGGTTTTTTCTTAGCAAATTTGGTCCAACCAGAAGCCACTGCTCCCCCTAGAGACAAAATCATCATTCCTGGAGATGGAAACGTTAAGG CTGTGTTCAATGAGGAACATGACATTGGCACCTACACTATTAAAGCTGTTGATGACCCGAGAACGTTGAACAAAACCCTCTATATTAAGCCTCCCAAAAACACACTATCGTTCAATGAGTTAGTGGCTATGTGGGAGAAAATGATTGGTAAAACTCTGGAGAAAATCTATATTCCAGAGGAGCAAATTCTCAAAGACATCAATA CATCTCCTTTTCCAAACAATGTCGCTTTGGCGCTTAACCACTTAACATTTGTAAAGGGTGATCTAACTAATTTTGTGATTGAGCCAGCGTTTGGGGTTGAGGCTTCGGAACTTTATCCAAATGTCAAGTACACCACTGCGGAGGAGTACCTTGTTCAATTTGTCTAA